In Ruminiclostridium papyrosolvens DSM 2782, the following proteins share a genomic window:
- a CDS encoding response regulator transcription factor, protein MDDIKNKKLLIIDDEFELRNMINGFLRKEGFTSIFQASNCAEALEVIKSVKPDIAILDVMLPDGDGFSLLSALRQFSNMPVLFLSARGEDEDRLLGLGLGADDYIVKPFLPRELILRLTAILRRVYSTPKQEQRPVFQLKERIIDLEGGIVRNGSTEYPLTAKEHALLFKLYENRNRIVTSDALCQAAWGDDYYGYENTLMVHIRRIREKIEDNPSSPEYLLTIRGLGYKLMVKEV, encoded by the coding sequence ATGGATGATATAAAAAATAAAAAGCTTCTCATTATAGATGATGAATTTGAATTAAGGAATATGATAAACGGGTTTTTACGCAAAGAAGGATTCACCTCCATTTTTCAAGCCTCCAATTGTGCAGAGGCATTGGAAGTAATCAAATCTGTAAAGCCCGATATAGCTATTTTAGATGTGATGTTGCCTGATGGGGACGGTTTCTCCCTGTTGTCCGCCTTGCGTCAATTCTCAAATATGCCTGTACTTTTTTTATCAGCAAGAGGTGAGGATGAAGATCGTTTATTAGGGCTTGGTCTTGGCGCGGATGATTACATTGTAAAACCGTTTTTACCAAGGGAATTAATTCTTCGTCTGACAGCAATTCTGAGACGAGTTTATTCAACACCAAAACAGGAACAACGTCCTGTCTTCCAATTAAAAGAGCGCATTATTGATCTTGAAGGTGGTATTGTTCGCAATGGCAGTACTGAATACCCTTTGACAGCAAAAGAACATGCACTGCTATTTAAGCTTTATGAAAACAGGAATCGCATCGTAACCAGTGATGCCCTTTGTCAAGCTGCATGGGGGGATGATTATTATGGTTACGAGAATACACTTATGGTACATATCCGCCGTATTCGTGAAAAAATTGAAGATAATCCCTCCAGTCCGGAATATTTGCTGACTATCAGAGGGTTAGGCTACAAATTGATGGTGAAGGAGGTGTAA